A genomic region of Tamandua tetradactyla isolate mTamTet1 chromosome 2, mTamTet1.pri, whole genome shotgun sequence contains the following coding sequences:
- the LOC143660259 gene encoding protein LZIC: MASRGKTETSKLKQNLEEQLDRLMQQLQDLEECREELDTEEYEETKKETLEQLSEFNDSLKKIMSGNMTLVDELSGMQLAIQAAISQAFKTPEVIRLFAKKQPGQLRTRLAEMDRDLMVGKLERDLHTQQKVEILTALRKLGEKLTADDEAFLSANAGAILSQFEKVSTDLGSGDKVLALASFEVEKTKK, translated from the coding sequence ATGGCTTCCAGAGGAAAGACAGAGACAAGCAAATTAAAGCAGAATTTGGAAGAACAATTGGATAGACTAATGCAGCAATTACAAGATTTGGAGGAATGCAGAGAGGAACTTGATACAGAGGAATatgaagaaactaaaaaggaaactcttgagcagctaagtgaatttaatgattcattgaAGAAAATTATGTCTGGAAATATGACTTTGGTAGATGAATTAAGTGGAATGCAATTGGCTATTCAGGCAGCTATCAGCCAGGCCTTTAAAACTCCAGAGGTCATCAGATTGTTTGCAAAGAAACAACCTGGTCAACTTCGGACAAGGTTAGCAGAGATGGATAGAGATCTGATGGTAGGAAAGCTGGAAAGAGACTTACACACACAACAAAAAGTGGAGATACTAACGGCTCTCAGGAAACTTGGAGAGAAGCTGACTGCAGATGATGAGGCCTTCTTGTCAGCAAATGCAGGTGCAATCCTCAGCCAATTTGAGAAAGTCTCTACAGACCTTGGCTCTGGAGACAAAGTCCTTGCTTTGGCAAGTTTTGaggttgaaaaaacaaaaaaatga